The region TATACAAATGATTTGACCTATTTGTAGATTATTTGGATCTATTCCTGGGTTTGCTGCTATTAGTTGTTGAACTGTTACATTGTACATTAGACCTATACTATATAGCGTATCCCCTGCTCTTACTGTATAGTAGAATCCACCTGGACATGGAGGTACTGGAGGTGTTGGAGGTACTGGCTGTGCTCTTGGTATACATACTACCTGCCCTATTTGTAAATTGTATGGATCTACTCCTGGGTTTGCTCTTAGAATTGCCTCTAATGGTACATTAAATTGTATTGATAATTTATAAAAAGTATCCCCTGACTTTATTGTGTAATAAAACCCATTTGGACATGGAGGTAGAGGTTGTGGTGAAACACTTGGGATACAGATTACTTGCCCTATTTGTAGATTGTATGGATCTATTCCTGGATTTATAGCCATTATAGCTTCAACTGTTGTATTGTATCTTTGCGCTAATAAATATAGCGTATCACCCGATTTAATTGTATAAGGAAAACTTCCTACAGGGCAATATTTTTGCGAACGATAATAATTCATCATTTAACCACCTTTCTTTCTAAATTTCTTCAATATATTTTATGCACTTAAGTGTATAAATGTGAACAAATACAAAAGTAAACATGCCCTATAGTGGACATGTTTACTTTTTTTTAGCTTCTAGGAATACAAATTACTTGACCTATTTGAAGATTGTTTGGATTTATCCCAGGGTTTGCTGCTATTATAGCTTGAACTGTTGTATTATATCTTTGTGCTAATAGATATAATGTATCTCCTGCTCTTATTGTATATAAAAATCCATTAGGGCAAGTAGGTGTTGGAGGTGCTGATATAGGGATACAAATCACTTGACCTATTTGTAAATTATTTGGATCTACACCTGGATTTGCTCTCATAAGTGCATCTACGGTAATATTGTATTGTTGAGCTATTTTAAAGAAAGTATCTCCAGCCCTTATAGTGTAAAGGATTCCACCTGGGCATGGTGGTACAGGAGGTGCTGCACTTGGAATACATATTACTTGACCTATCTGTAAATTGTTGGGGTTAATCCCTGGGTTTATTGCAATTATTGCATTCACTGTTGTATTATATCTTTGTGCTAACAAATATAGAGTATCTCCTGCTCTTATTGTATAAGCAAAACTTCCTGCAGGGCATGTTCGTTGAGATCTATTAAAATCCATGATTATTATCACCTTCCTAT is a window of Anaerosalibacter sp. Marseille-P3206 DNA encoding:
- a CDS encoding muramidase family protein is translated as MNYYRSQKYCPVGSFPYTIKSGDTLYLLAQRYNTTVEAIMAINPGIDPYNLQIGQVICIPSVSPQPLPPCPNGFYYTIKSGDTFYKLSIQFNVPLEAILRANPGVDPYNLQIGQVVCIPRAQPVPPTPPVPPCPGGFYYTVRAGDTLYSIGLMYNVTVQQLIAANPGIDPNNLQIGQIICIPMQKPVPPCPGGFYYTIKAGDTLYSIARMFNITVQEIIAANPGIDPNNLQIGQIICIPRIQPIPPCPGGFYYRIKPGDTLYKIGQMYNVTVQQLIKANPGIDPNNLQVGQIICIPKSMPCSESLDEEEE
- a CDS encoding LysM peptidoglycan-binding domain-containing protein gives rise to the protein MDFNRSQRTCPAGSFAYTIRAGDTLYLLAQRYNTTVNAIIAINPGINPNNLQIGQVICIPSAAPPVPPCPGGILYTIRAGDTFFKIAQQYNITVDALMRANPGVDPNNLQIGQVICIPISAPPTPTCPNGFLYTIRAGDTLYLLAQRYNTTVQAIIAANPGINPNNLQIGQVICIPRS